The Phoenix dactylifera cultivar Barhee BC4 chromosome 12, palm_55x_up_171113_PBpolish2nd_filt_p, whole genome shotgun sequence genome has a window encoding:
- the LOC103718124 gene encoding pentatricopeptide repeat-containing protein At5g39980, chloroplastic, with protein MPDKATAILLPQPTSFLSSPCHPSSRPVKPTLTWNSIVAASTHPILSSTGGGRGGGRDVWRRTPRNQHYVDRSVDMDALLLALSQTTTPEELHAVMSPYLGTPDGRHQLSPRFMVSLLSREPDWRRSLALLDWMLDVASYPPSIFAFNVVLRNALRARQFTLALGLLHEMRLSLSLSPDAVTYSTLVSALGQAGHLDAALSLLPLLDADGVSPDLPLLTTLIDLARKLGDHSKALSLFSRLRRARVPPDLIAFNSALAAFASAGLLRDARRLLFDEMPAAGVAPDAVSYSTLLAALVRRRRYLEALSLFSDMRARRSPLDLTTCNVMLDAYGQLDMAREADRLFWSMGRLGLPPSVVSYNTMLRVYGDAELFGEAIHLFRLMQRKEIEQNVVTYNTMIRIYGKSLEHEKAGNLVQEMQRKGIHPNAITYSTIISIWGRAGKLFRAAKLFQKLRSSGVEIDPVLYQTMIAVYERAGLVGHAKRLLHDLKHPENIPKGTAIKILASAGRVEEAAWVFRQAVGAGEVKDISVFRSMMDLFSRNRKHKNVIEVFEKMRGQGYFPDSEMIAIILNAYGKLQEFDRAAALYQEMQEEGCVFTDRVHFQMLSLLGGRRDFKGLEALLERLRDDPDIDKKELHLVAAGIYERANKLDEASKIIAQIKNSNAVAFI; from the coding sequence ATgccggacaaggcaacggctattctccttccccaacctacctccttcctctcctctccttgtcACCCTTCGTCGCGCCCAGTTAAACCAACCCTCACCTGGAACTCCATCGTCGCCGCTTCCACCCATCCCATTCTCTCCTCCACAGGCGGCGGTCGTGGTGGCGGCAGAGACGTATGGAGGAGAACTCCACGGAACCAGCATTATGTGGACCGGAGCGTCGACATGGACGCGCTGCTCTTGGCTCTGAGCCAGACCACCACCCCCGAAGAGCTCCACGCCGTGATGTCTCCTTATCTTGGCACCCCCGACGGCCGCCACCAGCTCTCCCCTCGCTTCATGGTCTCCCTCCTCTCCCGCGAACCCGACTGGCGCCGCTCCCTCGCCCTCCTCGACTGGATGCTCGATGTCGCCTCCTACCCGCCTTCCATCTTCGCCTTCAACGTCGTCCTCCGCAATGCCCTTCGCGCCCGCCAATTCACCCTCGCCCTCGGCCTCCTCCACGAGATgcgcctctccctctccctctcccccgacgCCGTCACCTACTCCACCCTCGTCTCCGCCCTCGGCCAGGCCGGCCACCTCGACGccgccctctccctccttcccctCCTCGACGCCGACGGCGTCTCCCCCGACCTACCCCTCCTTACCACCCTCATCGACCTCGCCCGCAAGCTCGGCGACCACTCCAAggccctctccctcttctcccgccTACGCCGCGCCCGCGTCCCCCCCGATCTGATCGCCTTCAACTCCGCCCTCGCCGCCTTcgcctccgccggcctcctccgCGACGCCCGCCGCCTCCTGTTCGACGAAATGCCCGCCGCCGGGGTCGCCCCGGACGCCGTCTCCTACTCCACCCTCCTCGCCGCCCtcgtccgccgccgccgctatcTCGAGGCCCTCTCCCTCTTCAGCGACATGCGCGCCCGCCGATCGCCCCTGGACCTCACCACCTGCAACGTCATGCTCGACGCCTACGGCCAGCTCGACATGGCCCGCGAGGCCGACCGCCTCTTCTGGAGCATGGGCCGCCTCGGCCTTCCCCCCAGCGTCGTCTCCTACAACACCATGCTCCGGGTCTACGGCGACGCTGAGCTCTTCGGCGAGGCCATCCACCTCTTCCGCCTCATGCAGCGCAAGGAGATCGAGCAGAACGTGGTCACCTACAACACCATGATCCGAATCTACGGCAAGTCCCTCGAGCACGAGAAAGCCGGCAACTTGGTGCAGGAGATGCAGCGGAAAGGAATCCACCCCAACGCCATCACCTACTCCACCATCATCTCCATCTGGGGACgcgccgggaagctcttccgcGCCGCGAAGCTCTTCCAGAAGCTGAGGAGCTCCGGCGTCGAAATCGACCCAGTGCTCTACCAGACCATGATCGCGGTGTACGAGAGGGCCGGCCTCGTGGGGCACGCCAAGCGTTTGCTTCACGACCTCAAACACCCCGAAAACATTCCTAAAGGTACCGCAATCAAGATTCTCGCCAGTGCTGGTCGGGTGGAGGAGGCGGCGTGGGTATTCCGACAGGCGGTAGGTGCGGGGGAGGTGAAGGACATATCGGTGTTCCGGTCCATGATGGATTTGTTCTCGAGGAACCGGAAGCACAAGAATGTCATAGAGGTGTTCGAGAAAATGAGAGGGCAGGGTTACTTCCCGGACTCGGAGATGATCGCCATCATCCTAAATGCTTATGGAAAGCTTCAGGAATTCGACAGGGCCGCCGCCCTCTATCAGGAGATGCAGGAAGAAGGGTGTGTTTTCACGGATAGGGTGCACTTCCAGATGCTCAGCCTCTTGGGGGGACGGAGAGATTTCAAGGGGTTGGAGGCATTGCTTGAGAGGCTCCGCGATGACCCGGACATTGACAAGAAGGAGTTGCATCTCGTGGCGGCTGGCATCTATGAGAGAGCGAACAAGCTTGATGAAGCATCTAAAATCATTGCCCAGATAAAAAATTCAAACGCCGTTGCTTTTATTTGA
- the LOC103718125 gene encoding probable ubiquitin-conjugating enzyme E2 C, whose product MEVRNVDNASAALPSPAPSSKQPKAPPNPVDTTSVSRRLQKELMSLMMSGDVGVSAFPEGENIFSWVGTIEGGKGTPYEGLSYKLSLRFPYDYPFKPPQVKFETPCFHPNVDHYGNICLDILQDMWSSAYDCRTILLSIQSLLGEPNNESPLNSYAATLWSNQEDYRKMVHKHYMDAAEALES is encoded by the exons ATGGAGGTCCGGAATGTGGACAACGCCTCCGCCGCGCTGCCCTCTCCGGCGCCGTCTTCGAAGCAACCCAAGGCGCCGCCCAATCCTGTCGACACCACTTCGGTGTCCCGGAG GCTCCAGAAGGAGTTGATGTCTCTCATG ATGAGTGGAGATGTTGGAGTATCAGCCTTTCCTGAAGGCGAAAACATCTTCTCTTGGGTTGGTACTATTGAAGGAGGCAAAGGAACTCCATATGAAGGTTTATCCTACAAGCTTTCGTTGCGCTTTCCATATGACTACCCTTTTAAGCCTCCCCAGGTTAAGTTTGAGACTCCATGCTTCCATCCAAACGTCGATCATTATGGCAATATTTGTTTAGACATCCTCCAG GATATGTGGTCTTCAGCATATGATTGCAGAACAATCTTGTTGTCCATTCAGAGCTTGTTAGGAG aaccCAATAATGAAAGTCCTCTCAATAGCTATGCTGCAACACTGTGGAGCAACCAAGAAG ATTACAGAAAAATGGTTCACAAGCATTACATGGATGCTGCTGAAGCATTAGAAAGTTGA
- the LOC103718126 gene encoding probable E3 ubiquitin-protein ligase HIP1 isoform X1 produces MSSMGHRHLINQSQMSELDSGQSWNHPCPDPHPNLENGSFVHSSENVAVNGLNSVAYFNTTLRSNGPPLSTFTSEIPNYMAIGTSNDLYLRTPSAASSSQPPPSYVQHGPPFFDQRATGDAGSIVNPQMDYGRASHKRKIPELSIVSDRGNTSRYYSSGSASNLPISNEQVQRKPLSGPHCWPCNPVSVVPSYGSSNVFSSGEGSQRNVRTRHNHGFHVETVPFGVHASNNVPEHFHSAADTPGLSVVGQWSQNSVSMDPQRMVLSSDVGSFNHEINQSLAGSSVTNNSKEIDGGYHSNFIASGSSSTTLPSLQGPPTRGPGLARSNHGPRTYRAIASYPSVGFAVNSEDGGRPGMETVMPPRQPRPLTTIGCNGERNGRARNFYDRFQSFSDEDNNRSRWISEGVAIMDRSTFYDSRNFFDQHHDMRLDVDNMSYEELLSLGERIGIVSTGLSQDAISRCLMESLYCSSKQNEDDEEELKCPICLEEYGNKESLGRLNCGHDFHAGCIKQWLLIKNVCPICKASALEDTLKDK; encoded by the exons ATGTCTTCCATGGGGCATAGGCACTTGATTAATCAATCCCAAATGTCTGAATTGGATTCTGGCCAAAGCTGGAATCATCCATGCCCAGATCCTCACCCGAACTTGG AAAATGGTTCTTTCGTCCATTCTTCAGAGAATGTAGCAGTCAATGGGTTAAATTCAGTGGCTTATTTTAACACGACTCTCAGATCAAATGGTCCTCCATTGTCTACTTTCACTTCAGAGATTCCAAATTACATGGCAATTGGAACCTCAAATGATCTCTACCTGCGTACTCCATCTGCTGCGAGCTCTAGTCAGCCTCCACCAAGTTATGTCCAGCATGGACCTCCTTTCTTTGACCAACGTGCAACTGGGGATGCGGGCAGCATAGTTAATCCTCAAATGGACTATGGAAGAGCATCACATAAAAGAAAGATCCCAGAACTCTCAATAGTTTCTGACAGAGGGAACACCAGCAGATATTATAGTTCTGGTAGTGCTTCCAATCTTCCCATTTCAAATGAGCAAGTACAGCGAAAGCCTTTATCAGGTCCTCATTGTTGGCCTTGCAATCCTGTTAGCGTAGTTCCCAGTTATGGAAGCAGTAATGTCTTTTCTTCTGGAGAAGGATCTCAGAGGAATGTCCGAACCCGACATAATCATGGCTTTCATGTGGAAACTGTCCCATTTGGGGTCCATGCATCTAACAATGTACCTGAACATTTTCATTCAGCAGCAGATACTCCTGGTCTGAGTGTAGTAGGGCAATGGAGCCAAAATTCTGTATCTATGGATCCCCAAAGAATGGTTCTATCTTCAG ATGTTGGTTCCTTCAATCATGAGATAAATCAGTCCCTTGCAGGCAGCAGTGTCACCAATAACAGTAAAGAGATTGATGGGGGGTACCACTCCAATTTCATTGCAAGTGGAAGTTCAAGTACTACTCTACCAAGTCTTCAGGGTCCTCCCACACGAGGCCCAGGGCTGGCTCGTAGTAACCATGGTCCAAGAACTTATAGGGCCATTGCAAGCTACCCATCTGTTGGTTTTGCAGTCAATTCGGAAGATGGCGGGCGGCCCGGAATGGAAACTGTTATGCCTCCCAGGCAGCCAAGGCCACTGACTACTATAGGGTGTAATGGTGAGAGGAATGGAAGGGCAAGGAATTTCTACGATAGATTCCAGTCATTCTCAGATGAAGACAATAATCGCAGTAGATGGATTTCTGAG GGTGTAGCTATAATGGACCGGTCAACCTTCTATGATTCTAGGAATTTCTTTGATCAGCACCATGACATGAGACTAGACGTTGATAACATGAGCTATGag GAGCTGCTTTCACTGGGAGAAAGAATTGGAATTGTCAGCACAGGCTTATCTCAAGATGCCATCTCAAGATGTTTGATGGAGTCATTGTACTGTTCTTCCAAGCAGAATGAGGATGACGAGGAAGAATTAAAGTGTCCAATATGCTTG GAAGAGTACGGAAATAAAGAAAGTCTTGGGAGACTGAACTGTGGACATGATTTCCATGCCGGCTGCATTAAGCAATGGTTGCTGATAAAGAATGTCTGCCCAATCTGCAAAGCCTCGGCCTTGGAAGATACTTTGAAGGACAAATAA
- the LOC103718126 gene encoding probable E3 ubiquitin-protein ligase HIP1 isoform X2, with the protein MSSMGHRHLINQSQMSELDSGQSWNHPCPDPHPNLENGSFVHSSENVAVNGLNSVAYFNTTLRSNGPPLSTFTSEIPNYMAIGTSNDLYLRTPSAASSSQPPPSYVQHGPPFFDQRATGDAGSIVNPQMDYGRASHKRKIPELSIVSDRGNTSRYYSSGSASNLPISNEQVQRKPLSGPHCWPCNPVSVVPSYGSSNVFSSGEGSQRNVRTRHNHGFHVETVPFGVHASNNVPEHFHSAADTPGLSVVGQWSQNSVSMDPQRMVLSSGSSVTNNSKEIDGGYHSNFIASGSSSTTLPSLQGPPTRGPGLARSNHGPRTYRAIASYPSVGFAVNSEDGGRPGMETVMPPRQPRPLTTIGCNGERNGRARNFYDRFQSFSDEDNNRSRWISEGVAIMDRSTFYDSRNFFDQHHDMRLDVDNMSYEELLSLGERIGIVSTGLSQDAISRCLMESLYCSSKQNEDDEEELKCPICLEEYGNKESLGRLNCGHDFHAGCIKQWLLIKNVCPICKASALEDTLKDK; encoded by the exons ATGTCTTCCATGGGGCATAGGCACTTGATTAATCAATCCCAAATGTCTGAATTGGATTCTGGCCAAAGCTGGAATCATCCATGCCCAGATCCTCACCCGAACTTGG AAAATGGTTCTTTCGTCCATTCTTCAGAGAATGTAGCAGTCAATGGGTTAAATTCAGTGGCTTATTTTAACACGACTCTCAGATCAAATGGTCCTCCATTGTCTACTTTCACTTCAGAGATTCCAAATTACATGGCAATTGGAACCTCAAATGATCTCTACCTGCGTACTCCATCTGCTGCGAGCTCTAGTCAGCCTCCACCAAGTTATGTCCAGCATGGACCTCCTTTCTTTGACCAACGTGCAACTGGGGATGCGGGCAGCATAGTTAATCCTCAAATGGACTATGGAAGAGCATCACATAAAAGAAAGATCCCAGAACTCTCAATAGTTTCTGACAGAGGGAACACCAGCAGATATTATAGTTCTGGTAGTGCTTCCAATCTTCCCATTTCAAATGAGCAAGTACAGCGAAAGCCTTTATCAGGTCCTCATTGTTGGCCTTGCAATCCTGTTAGCGTAGTTCCCAGTTATGGAAGCAGTAATGTCTTTTCTTCTGGAGAAGGATCTCAGAGGAATGTCCGAACCCGACATAATCATGGCTTTCATGTGGAAACTGTCCCATTTGGGGTCCATGCATCTAACAATGTACCTGAACATTTTCATTCAGCAGCAGATACTCCTGGTCTGAGTGTAGTAGGGCAATGGAGCCAAAATTCTGTATCTATGGATCCCCAAAGAATGGTTCTATCTTCAG GCAGCAGTGTCACCAATAACAGTAAAGAGATTGATGGGGGGTACCACTCCAATTTCATTGCAAGTGGAAGTTCAAGTACTACTCTACCAAGTCTTCAGGGTCCTCCCACACGAGGCCCAGGGCTGGCTCGTAGTAACCATGGTCCAAGAACTTATAGGGCCATTGCAAGCTACCCATCTGTTGGTTTTGCAGTCAATTCGGAAGATGGCGGGCGGCCCGGAATGGAAACTGTTATGCCTCCCAGGCAGCCAAGGCCACTGACTACTATAGGGTGTAATGGTGAGAGGAATGGAAGGGCAAGGAATTTCTACGATAGATTCCAGTCATTCTCAGATGAAGACAATAATCGCAGTAGATGGATTTCTGAG GGTGTAGCTATAATGGACCGGTCAACCTTCTATGATTCTAGGAATTTCTTTGATCAGCACCATGACATGAGACTAGACGTTGATAACATGAGCTATGag GAGCTGCTTTCACTGGGAGAAAGAATTGGAATTGTCAGCACAGGCTTATCTCAAGATGCCATCTCAAGATGTTTGATGGAGTCATTGTACTGTTCTTCCAAGCAGAATGAGGATGACGAGGAAGAATTAAAGTGTCCAATATGCTTG GAAGAGTACGGAAATAAAGAAAGTCTTGGGAGACTGAACTGTGGACATGATTTCCATGCCGGCTGCATTAAGCAATGGTTGCTGATAAAGAATGTCTGCCCAATCTGCAAAGCCTCGGCCTTGGAAGATACTTTGAAGGACAAATAA